One Chitinophaga sp. H8 DNA window includes the following coding sequences:
- a CDS encoding RagB/SusD family nutrient uptake outer membrane protein: MKKNISKLLLILPLFSAFLSCHYLDKEPDSLLSEELVWKTRRQSEAYLYNIYSYMLFGENDGAWQLGISEESFITIPGTVARKINDGNWGPSSTIWDIWGTCYVAIRSSHIFENNIDKVPASELSDDLKKQYKAEAKFLRGYYYWSLLKRYGPFIKLDGVLGLNEDFNKYSRAPFDTCLAYVNRLMDEAAVGLPTTWSSTWYGKPTKGACLAIKAEAALLAASPLWNGNPDFAGFRDKQGNALAPAKADAGKWKIAADAAKAVIDLNVYKLYTNEEEGETFDPFKSYSRVFTTQWNNELIISSANWIPTYWDHDCSPLPGGFQLFAATQNMVDAYYMDNGKWISDNTSGYVESGFAADGGDHDWAHASGDWNMYARREPRFYASISYNKRPVIAAPTADDRNRYSSDNNRNGQGRTEFYYRGKSGRQALGYIFPGYLIAKGIHPSSNAYNWSGPYRPYIITRYATILLDYVEALNEAEPGHPDIVKYLDMIRTRAGVPSIAQVYPAAVTSQAEMRKHILRERMIELAFEHGDHWWTRARRKDMNNDEFKKVYGLNFEADDNDQGFGYSGFYQRTLLQSRAFDKKMYLFPIAQSEILRDTALVQNPGW, from the coding sequence ATGAAGAAAAATATAAGTAAGCTACTATTGATATTACCGCTTTTCAGCGCCTTCCTGTCCTGCCATTACCTGGATAAGGAACCGGACAGCCTGTTGTCTGAAGAGCTGGTGTGGAAAACCAGGCGGCAGTCGGAAGCCTATCTGTATAACATATACAGCTATATGTTATTCGGAGAAAATGATGGCGCCTGGCAACTGGGTATTTCTGAAGAAAGTTTTATCACGATCCCGGGAACGGTGGCGCGTAAAATCAATGATGGCAACTGGGGCCCTTCCTCCACTATCTGGGATATCTGGGGTACCTGCTATGTGGCTATCCGGTCCAGCCATATTTTCGAAAACAATATAGATAAAGTACCGGCATCCGAATTAAGTGATGACCTGAAAAAACAATACAAGGCAGAAGCGAAATTCCTCCGGGGATATTACTATTGGAGCCTTTTAAAACGTTACGGCCCCTTCATAAAATTAGATGGGGTATTGGGACTGAATGAAGACTTTAATAAATACTCCCGTGCACCATTCGATACCTGTCTGGCATATGTAAACCGGTTGATGGATGAAGCGGCTGTTGGATTGCCTACCACCTGGTCATCTACCTGGTATGGTAAACCTACCAAGGGGGCATGCCTGGCTATTAAAGCGGAAGCAGCGCTGTTGGCAGCTAGTCCGTTATGGAATGGCAACCCGGACTTTGCGGGTTTCAGGGATAAACAAGGCAACGCTTTAGCGCCCGCAAAAGCAGATGCCGGAAAATGGAAGATCGCCGCTGATGCGGCCAAAGCAGTGATAGACCTGAATGTGTATAAACTGTATACCAACGAAGAAGAAGGGGAAACATTTGATCCCTTTAAATCTTACAGCCGTGTTTTTACCACACAATGGAATAATGAGCTCATCATCTCTTCGGCCAACTGGATCCCCACTTACTGGGATCATGACTGCTCTCCGTTACCAGGCGGCTTCCAGCTGTTTGCCGCTACACAGAATATGGTAGATGCTTATTATATGGACAATGGAAAGTGGATCAGTGACAATACTTCCGGATATGTGGAGTCCGGTTTTGCTGCTGATGGTGGTGATCATGACTGGGCGCACGCTTCGGGCGACTGGAACATGTATGCCAGACGGGAACCTCGTTTTTATGCAAGTATATCCTATAATAAACGCCCCGTAATTGCTGCGCCTACTGCGGATGACCGTAACCGTTACTCTTCTGATAATAACAGGAATGGACAGGGCAGAACGGAATTCTACTACCGGGGCAAATCCGGACGCCAGGCATTGGGATATATCTTTCCCGGCTATTTAATTGCCAAAGGCATACACCCTTCCTCCAATGCCTATAACTGGTCCGGCCCGTACCGTCCGTATATCATTACCCGCTATGCGACTATCCTGCTGGATTATGTGGAAGCACTGAACGAGGCAGAACCAGGCCACCCGGATATTGTGAAATACCTGGATATGATCCGCACACGGGCAGGGGTGCCTTCTATTGCACAGGTATATCCTGCTGCGGTAACCAGCCAGGCTGAAATGCGGAAACATATTCTCCGGGAACGGATGATCGAACTGGCCTTTGAACATGGCGACCACTGGTGGACACGTGCCCGCCGCAAGGATATGAACAACGATGAGTTTAAGAAGGTATACGGACTGAACTTTGAAGCAGATGATAATGACCAGGGATTTGGATATAGCGGGTTTTATCAGCGCACACTGCTGCAATCCAGGGCGTTTGATAAAAAAATGTACCTGTTCCCGATTGCCCAGAGCGAAATCCTGCGTGATACCGCATTGGTACAAAATCCAGGATGGTAA
- a CDS encoding FecR family protein yields MDPANSSAFIALVKKYLQGKTTAAEETFLWEYYHYFDKEPDVLAAFSPAEKEQLENELKTGILEKIATMENSGPHKGAIYRRMFIRIAVAAVIAVLAGSLVVLKWMTIMNFIDPQQLTQKTTANGETTKIALSDGTVVWLNAGSKLVYPVVFKRGTRQVELEGEAYFEVAQHSERPFTVKAAGLATRVLGTSFNVNAYDNEVVATVTVLTGRVKVSSEEDTATATLLNPGQKLLYNKQQQSFKQEALETATDDIAWKEGKLLFRDAPLTTVAQLLLRRYAITLEVPAEMESLTIYADLQDRQPEEAVKSIAKILKVGYKKAGNTYTLFSKNR; encoded by the coding sequence ATGGACCCGGCAAACAGCTCAGCGTTTATAGCGCTCGTAAAAAAATACCTTCAGGGTAAAACTACCGCGGCAGAAGAAACCTTCCTCTGGGAGTATTATCATTATTTTGATAAGGAGCCGGACGTGCTGGCTGCTTTTAGTCCTGCGGAAAAAGAACAGCTGGAAAACGAACTGAAAACGGGTATTCTGGAAAAAATTGCTACCATGGAAAATAGCGGCCCCCATAAAGGGGCTATCTACCGGCGCATGTTTATCCGGATAGCGGTGGCGGCAGTCATAGCCGTGCTGGCCGGAAGCCTGGTGGTATTGAAATGGATGACCATTATGAACTTTATAGACCCACAGCAGTTAACACAAAAAACAACAGCTAATGGGGAAACAACCAAAATCGCATTGTCAGATGGCACAGTAGTATGGTTAAATGCCGGTTCCAAACTGGTATATCCTGTTGTGTTTAAACGCGGTACCCGGCAGGTGGAACTGGAGGGAGAGGCCTATTTTGAAGTGGCGCAGCACAGCGAACGCCCGTTCACGGTTAAAGCAGCCGGGCTGGCTACCCGCGTGCTGGGTACCAGTTTTAATGTAAATGCTTATGATAATGAAGTAGTGGCTACAGTAACGGTACTAACAGGTAGGGTGAAAGTATCGTCTGAAGAAGATACTGCCACAGCCACCCTGTTAAATCCCGGTCAGAAGCTCCTCTATAATAAACAGCAGCAAAGCTTTAAACAGGAAGCACTGGAAACAGCTACAGATGATATTGCCTGGAAAGAAGGCAAACTGCTTTTCCGCGATGCGCCGCTCACTACCGTAGCGCAATTGTTATTACGGCGATATGCGATCACACTGGAGGTGCCAGCAGAGATGGAATCGCTCACTATTTATGCAGATTTACAGGATAGACAACCAGAAGAAGCGGTAAAAAGCATCGCTAAAATATTAAAGGTAGGGTATAAAAAAGCAGGCAATACGTATACACTGTTCAGCAAAAACAGATAG
- a CDS encoding SusC/RagA family TonB-linked outer membrane protein, which yields MKRGLHFQLSLFIRFMRISTLVLGYLLSTVMVAYCAKGYGQHELESRITLHLSHVKLPAALEEISDKMKVKFFYAGISRIKESVVSVKADNKKLRDVLGELLQPLGLGFDADGNQIYIATRPPEKKIPAPVVVEQAQPIKGQVWDKNGQALIGVTIFNKSNGKNTLTDELGTFTIAASDGDTLHFTMIGMKPEDVVVKGAKAMKVTLEDNVSKMNELVVVGFGTQKKISVTGAVSTVKVDQLKTPNRSLANSLGGRVAGVIMQQSRGEPGYDEPNTFNIRGVSTFTGNSNPMVLVDGVQRDDQISSWSNIDPEDIESVSFLKDASATAVYGARGANGVVLITTKRGVAGKPRIAVKIESGTSGLTQKPDFIDGATWMTLYNEALGRKQFSDDQIEKTRSKVDPYLYPDINWVDAMYRDWSPAGYNVNLSVNGGGAFARYYVSGSFFDQKGSYKLNPENPYNSNVGYRRYDFRSNVDMSLTKSTTLSLSLAAMLVNANYPGVSAQDAWYNAMMQPPTLFPIRYPDGKWAGPVTNQGVNPVNALQNSGYSNEFKPTMQSVFTLNQKLDDLTEGLSATGRFSFDSYSETTMRRRKNGDTWLAYRRDVDGNLVYTQTNYGDEFMTFGAQTVDVQRTMYMEANLNYDRLFNGKHRVGALLLYNMREKLNGSAGDAIGGIPYRNQGLAARATYAYKDRYLAEFNIGATGSENFEKNSRFGVFPSMSVGWVVSEESFFSGLKQAISLLKIRGSYGTVGNDRIGYGERFPYVTTYAGGNGAAFGYVPQGYGGIFQSKIGVQGLSWEVATKNNIGLDLEFFGKLNLNVDFFKERREKILVARSSQPAFLGTTAGIYSNLGIMDNKGIDGALDYSDQIGDLKFNLYGTFTYASNKIVENDEPIPLYPWLSNMGYQVGQIRGFVAEGLFTDEAEISKHAEQKFGVVRPGDIKYKDINTDGVIDVNDMVPIGNTTNPKIMFGAGMALDFHGFHVEGFFQGAAQVDIMLISGTGALDNRARGIIPFMGGLTSANLYKEVTDRWTVDNPRQDVTYPRLSIASPGDNNYQQSTWWLRKADYVRLKNVQIGYSFRPSVLKAIRLQTLYVYASGQNLLTFSKFKMWDPELNQPNGTGYPPLRAINFGIKTNF from the coding sequence ATGAAAAGAGGACTACACTTTCAACTTTCTTTATTCATCAGGTTTATGAGGATTTCTACGCTGGTATTGGGATATCTGTTATCCACCGTTATGGTAGCGTATTGTGCAAAGGGATATGGGCAGCATGAGCTGGAGTCCCGTATTACCCTGCACCTTTCCCACGTAAAGCTACCTGCTGCGCTCGAGGAGATCTCGGACAAAATGAAGGTCAAATTTTTTTATGCAGGGATCAGCCGGATCAAAGAATCGGTGGTGTCTGTAAAAGCGGATAACAAAAAACTCCGGGATGTACTGGGAGAACTATTGCAGCCATTAGGCCTGGGATTTGATGCCGATGGTAACCAGATCTATATCGCTACCCGCCCCCCGGAGAAAAAAATACCGGCTCCTGTTGTAGTAGAACAGGCACAACCTATAAAAGGTCAGGTATGGGACAAAAACGGGCAAGCCCTGATCGGGGTCACCATCTTTAATAAGTCCAACGGTAAAAATACCCTGACAGATGAGCTGGGTACTTTTACGATTGCTGCTTCAGATGGGGATACCCTGCACTTTACCATGATAGGGATGAAGCCGGAAGATGTAGTGGTAAAGGGGGCCAAGGCAATGAAAGTGACGCTGGAAGATAATGTATCCAAAATGAATGAACTGGTAGTGGTAGGTTTTGGTACACAAAAGAAAATAAGTGTAACCGGTGCCGTGAGTACCGTAAAGGTAGACCAGCTGAAAACACCTAACCGCTCCCTGGCCAATTCACTGGGAGGCCGGGTGGCAGGGGTAATTATGCAACAGTCCAGAGGAGAACCTGGATACGACGAACCTAATACCTTCAATATCCGTGGGGTAAGTACTTTTACCGGTAACTCAAATCCTATGGTATTGGTAGATGGCGTACAACGCGATGACCAGATTTCTTCCTGGAGCAATATTGACCCGGAAGATATTGAAAGTGTCTCCTTCCTGAAAGATGCTTCTGCTACTGCAGTATATGGTGCACGTGGTGCTAATGGTGTAGTATTGATCACCACCAAAAGAGGGGTAGCCGGTAAACCACGTATAGCTGTTAAAATAGAAAGCGGTACCAGCGGACTCACGCAGAAACCTGATTTTATTGATGGGGCTACCTGGATGACATTATACAATGAAGCATTGGGTAGAAAACAATTCAGCGATGATCAGATAGAAAAAACAAGAAGTAAGGTAGATCCCTATCTGTATCCGGATATCAACTGGGTAGATGCAATGTATCGTGACTGGTCGCCTGCGGGATATAATGTAAACCTGAGCGTGAATGGGGGCGGTGCTTTTGCCCGCTATTATGTGTCAGGGTCCTTTTTTGATCAGAAAGGCAGCTATAAGCTGAATCCTGAAAATCCATATAATTCCAACGTAGGATACCGGCGTTATGATTTCCGCTCCAACGTAGATATGAGCCTGACAAAGAGCACTACGCTGAGCCTGAGCCTGGCGGCTATGCTGGTAAATGCCAATTACCCTGGTGTTTCTGCACAGGATGCCTGGTATAATGCCATGATGCAGCCACCTACATTGTTTCCGATCCGCTACCCGGATGGTAAATGGGCAGGACCTGTTACCAACCAGGGGGTGAACCCCGTAAATGCATTGCAGAACAGTGGTTATTCCAACGAGTTTAAACCTACTATGCAATCTGTATTTACCCTCAACCAGAAACTGGATGATCTGACAGAAGGCCTTTCTGCAACGGGGCGCTTTTCGTTCGATAGCTATAGCGAAACTACCATGCGCCGTAGAAAGAATGGGGATACCTGGCTGGCTTACCGCAGGGATGTGGATGGCAACCTGGTATACACACAAACCAATTATGGCGATGAATTCATGACTTTTGGCGCCCAGACGGTAGATGTACAACGTACCATGTATATGGAAGCCAATCTGAACTACGACCGCCTGTTTAATGGCAAACACCGGGTAGGGGCTTTATTGCTGTACAACATGCGGGAAAAATTAAACGGATCTGCTGGTGATGCCATCGGTGGGATCCCTTACCGTAATCAAGGCCTGGCAGCCAGAGCTACCTATGCTTATAAAGACAGGTACCTGGCAGAATTTAATATAGGGGCTACCGGTTCTGAAAACTTTGAAAAGAACAGCCGCTTCGGGGTATTCCCTTCCATGTCAGTAGGCTGGGTAGTAAGTGAAGAAAGTTTCTTTAGCGGATTAAAACAAGCCATCAGCCTCCTGAAAATAAGAGGCTCTTATGGTACTGTCGGCAACGACAGGATTGGCTACGGCGAAAGATTTCCTTATGTAACCACTTATGCCGGTGGCAACGGTGCAGCATTTGGATATGTGCCGCAAGGATATGGCGGTATATTCCAAAGCAAAATCGGGGTGCAGGGCTTATCCTGGGAGGTGGCTACCAAAAATAACATAGGACTGGACCTGGAATTCTTTGGGAAATTAAACCTGAACGTAGACTTCTTTAAAGAAAGACGGGAAAAAATACTGGTGGCCCGCTCTTCTCAGCCTGCTTTTCTGGGTACCACAGCTGGTATTTATTCCAACCTGGGTATCATGGACAACAAAGGCATAGATGGTGCACTGGATTACAGTGATCAAATAGGTGACTTAAAGTTTAACCTATATGGCACCTTCACCTATGCGTCTAACAAAATCGTGGAAAATGATGAGCCGATTCCTTTGTATCCCTGGCTTTCCAACATGGGATACCAGGTAGGACAGATAAGAGGATTTGTGGCAGAAGGATTGTTTACAGATGAAGCAGAAATCAGTAAACACGCAGAACAGAAATTTGGAGTAGTACGTCCGGGTGATATCAAATACAAGGACATAAATACAGATGGGGTGATCGATGTGAACGACATGGTGCCTATCGGTAATACTACCAACCCGAAGATCATGTTTGGTGCCGGGATGGCACTGGACTTCCATGGTTTCCATGTGGAAGGATTTTTCCAGGGCGCTGCACAGGTAGATATCATGCTGATCAGCGGTACCGGTGCACTGGATAACAGAGCAAGAGGAATTATTCCTTTTATGGGTGGACTCACCTCTGCTAATCTGTATAAGGAAGTAACAGACAGATGGACAGTAGATAATCCCCGCCAGGACGTTACTTACCCAAGATTGAGTATTGCTTCTCCGGGTGATAATAATTATCAGCAAAGTACCTGGTGGTTAAGAAAAGCAGACTACGTACGCCTGAAAAATGTACAGATAGGGTATAGTTTCCGCCCATCTGTACTGAAAGCCATCAGGCTGCAAACTTTATATGTATACGCATCCGGTCAAAACCTGCTCACCTTTTCCAAATTCAAAATGTGGGATCCTGAACTAAACCAACCCAATGGTACAGGATATCCGCCATTGCGCGCTATCAACTTTGGTATTAAAACTAACTTTTAA
- a CDS encoding efflux RND transporter periplasmic adaptor subunit, translated as MGKYKKVIIFLVAAILLLLIWYFLVRKKEMPPSFTTEVPQYGHIATMVTATGTLRPVDTVAVGTQVSGTLKYLFADFNAKVKKGQLLAQLDKSLFQAQVDQYRGSLEVAKSQLVYQEANFGRQGLLFKTGAISKADYDNAQYQYSAAKASVASVTAQLAAAEKNLSFTDIYSPIDGVVMNRNVSVGQTVAASFNTPTLFVIAKDITKMQVETSVGEADIGNVADSQRVSFTVDAYLDDVFDGQVKEIRLQPSISANVVTYNTIINAANNAMKLKPGMTANVTIYTAEKDTALLLPVRALKFKPDSALLAKDYVIQETVNRHAGNPPRGDTLHAGGAVHRPGTVNYVWILRGDTLQQKRIRTGLDDNTHIEVLSGLSTNDAVITSMNEPGTAAATAKSTGSPFMPNMRRRR; from the coding sequence ATGGGAAAATATAAAAAGGTGATCATTTTTCTGGTGGCAGCGATACTGCTGCTCCTGATCTGGTATTTCCTGGTCCGTAAAAAAGAAATGCCCCCTTCTTTTACCACGGAAGTACCGCAATACGGTCATATCGCTACTATGGTTACGGCCACCGGCACCTTGCGTCCGGTAGATACGGTAGCAGTAGGTACACAGGTATCGGGTACTTTGAAATATCTTTTTGCCGACTTTAATGCTAAAGTAAAGAAGGGGCAATTACTGGCACAACTGGATAAGTCATTGTTCCAGGCGCAGGTAGATCAATACCGGGGCAGCCTGGAAGTTGCCAAAAGCCAGTTGGTATACCAGGAAGCCAATTTTGGGAGGCAGGGATTGTTGTTTAAAACAGGGGCCATCAGTAAGGCTGATTATGATAATGCGCAGTATCAGTACAGCGCTGCAAAGGCCAGCGTGGCCAGTGTTACGGCACAGCTGGCGGCAGCAGAAAAAAATCTCTCTTTCACAGATATCTATTCCCCGATAGATGGCGTGGTGATGAACCGGAATGTAAGTGTAGGCCAAACAGTAGCAGCCAGTTTTAATACGCCTACTTTATTTGTAATTGCTAAAGACATTACAAAAATGCAGGTAGAAACCAGTGTAGGCGAAGCAGATATTGGTAATGTGGCAGACAGCCAGCGGGTTTCCTTTACTGTGGATGCTTACCTGGATGATGTTTTTGATGGCCAGGTTAAGGAAATAAGATTGCAGCCCAGTATCTCTGCCAATGTCGTAACCTATAATACTATTATCAATGCTGCGAATAATGCGATGAAACTAAAGCCGGGCATGACCGCTAACGTTACGATTTATACTGCGGAAAAAGATACCGCCCTGCTGCTTCCGGTAAGAGCATTAAAATTTAAACCCGACTCTGCCTTGCTGGCTAAAGATTATGTGATTCAGGAAACGGTGAACAGGCATGCGGGCAATCCGCCACGTGGTGATACCCTGCATGCTGGTGGTGCGGTACACCGGCCAGGTACGGTGAATTATGTATGGATACTACGTGGTGATACCCTGCAGCAGAAAAGGATACGTACAGGACTGGATGATAATACACATATTGAAGTATTGTCAGGGCTTTCTACCAATGATGCAGTGATTACCAGTATGAATGAACCCGGCACGGCTGCTGCTACTGCTAAAAGTACCGGTAGCCCGTTTATGCCAAATATGAGACGCAGACGATGA
- a CDS encoding RNA polymerase sigma factor produces the protein MLSDQELLQLIRNDQIAAFEELYHRYWESMYNAAYKRLRNREQCKDLLQDIFADLWKRKNVVSIDNVSGFLHMAVHYQVYKLVGKQASGPAFLELFDRMAASPYAADSRLEEKEFLQVVKAWVNAMPEKRREIFQLHYLENMNTREIADHLHISQKTVQNQLGKAVHHLRDRLSHLFTIIV, from the coding sequence ATGTTAAGTGACCAGGAATTGCTGCAATTGATCAGGAACGACCAAATCGCTGCTTTCGAGGAGCTGTATCATCGTTACTGGGAATCTATGTATAATGCGGCCTATAAACGGTTACGTAACAGGGAACAATGTAAGGACCTGCTGCAGGACATCTTTGCCGATTTGTGGAAAAGGAAAAATGTGGTAAGTATTGATAATGTTAGCGGGTTTCTTCATATGGCAGTGCATTACCAGGTGTATAAGCTGGTAGGCAAACAGGCCAGCGGGCCTGCATTCCTGGAACTGTTTGACCGGATGGCGGCCTCCCCTTATGCGGCTGATAGCCGCCTGGAAGAAAAAGAATTTCTCCAGGTAGTGAAAGCCTGGGTGAACGCAATGCCGGAAAAACGCCGGGAGATCTTCCAGCTGCATTACCTGGAAAATATGAACACCCGGGAAATAGCAGATCACCTCCATATCTCTCAGAAAACAGTGCAAAACCAACTGGGCAAAGCTGTACATCACCTTCGCGACCGTCTTTCCCACCTCTTCACCATAATAGTTTAA
- a CDS encoding ABC transporter permease, with protein MSVFNLIRIALNALQRNKLRAFLTMLGIIIGVAAVIAMVAIGEGSKQSIQSQLGNMGSNMVTIMPSSNVVGGARLEGASVQTLTINDVKALQQQATFLTAVTPVSTARGQAIAGALNWPTTLQGGNTDYFDIRKLTLKDGILFSETDVNAAAKVCILGQTVIDNLFPSGESPVGKVIRFNNIPLQVIGTLAPKGQSSFGQDQDDIIVAPYTTVQKRVLATTYLQNIYASAISEDASDTAVSQITAILRETHRLRITDENNFNVRTMAELIKALSSTSSLLTILLTAIAGISLVIGGIGIMNIMYVSVTERTREIGLRMSIGARGIDILLQFLVEAIIISITGGLIGVALGITASKVITLTLGWPTMVSQSSILLSFMVCALTGVFFGYYPAQKASRLDPIEALRYE; from the coding sequence ATGAGCGTTTTTAACCTGATAAGGATTGCTTTAAATGCTTTGCAGCGGAATAAACTGCGGGCGTTTTTAACCATGCTGGGCATCATCATTGGTGTGGCGGCTGTGATTGCTATGGTGGCTATCGGGGAAGGCTCCAAACAAAGCATACAATCTCAGCTGGGCAACATGGGGTCCAACATGGTCACCATTATGCCCAGCAGTAATGTGGTTGGTGGAGCCCGGTTGGAAGGTGCCAGTGTGCAAACCCTTACGATCAATGATGTAAAAGCATTACAGCAGCAAGCTACTTTTCTGACAGCAGTAACACCGGTTTCCACCGCGCGGGGACAGGCCATTGCGGGTGCTTTGAACTGGCCTACTACCTTGCAGGGAGGAAATACAGATTACTTTGATATCCGCAAATTAACCCTGAAAGACGGGATCCTCTTTTCTGAGACTGATGTGAATGCTGCGGCCAAAGTATGCATACTGGGACAAACCGTTATCGACAACCTCTTCCCGAGCGGAGAAAGCCCGGTAGGAAAAGTGATCCGGTTCAATAATATTCCCCTGCAGGTAATCGGTACCCTGGCGCCTAAAGGACAAAGTTCTTTTGGGCAGGATCAGGACGATATCATTGTAGCGCCTTATACTACCGTGCAAAAAAGAGTGCTGGCTACCACCTATCTGCAAAATATCTATGCTTCGGCGATAAGCGAAGATGCTTCAGATACTGCTGTCAGCCAGATTACGGCCATACTCCGCGAAACACACCGGCTGCGCATCACGGACGAGAATAATTTTAATGTAAGGACAATGGCCGAGCTGATCAAAGCCCTCAGTTCTACCAGCAGCCTGCTGACCATACTGCTCACAGCTATTGCCGGTATCTCTCTCGTGATTGGTGGTATCGGAATCATGAACATCATGTATGTATCTGTTACAGAACGTACCCGCGAAATAGGATTACGCATGTCTATCGGCGCAAGGGGAATAGACATTTTACTACAGTTCCTGGTGGAAGCAATTATCATCAGTATTACTGGTGGGCTGATCGGGGTGGCGCTGGGCATTACAGCTTCCAAAGTTATCACGCTCACACTGGGCTGGCCTACCATGGTATCCCAGTCATCCATTCTGCTTTCTTTTATGGTATGTGCCCTGACCGGTGTTTTCTTTGGATATTATCCCGCGCAAAAAGCTTCCCGCCTGGACCCGATAGAAGCATTGAGATATGAATAA
- a CDS encoding ABC transporter ATP-binding protein has product MSNKKILEIQQIRREFKMGTEVVRALKGISFDVASGEFLTIMGSSGSGKTTLLNILGCLDKPTAGDYLLDGVNVGQLLRNDLARVRNQKIGFVFQAYNLLPRTSALENVELPLFYNKAINTKIRRERAVQALEAVKLADRLDHTPSQLSGGQQQRVAIARALVNEPVMILADEATGNLDTRTSYEIMALMQELNQQQGKTIVFVTHEPDIAAFSSRTIMLRDGKIQRDNNNENVRSAKEALASLPVSDDY; this is encoded by the coding sequence ATGAGCAACAAGAAGATATTGGAGATACAGCAAATCCGGCGCGAATTCAAAATGGGGACGGAAGTGGTACGTGCATTAAAAGGTATTTCCTTTGATGTGGCGAGTGGTGAGTTTTTGACGATTATGGGCAGCAGTGGTAGCGGAAAAACTACCTTGTTGAATATTTTAGGCTGCCTGGATAAACCAACTGCAGGTGATTATCTGCTGGATGGGGTGAATGTGGGACAGCTGCTGCGCAATGACCTGGCCCGGGTACGTAATCAGAAGATCGGATTTGTTTTCCAGGCGTATAACCTGCTGCCCCGGACTTCTGCCCTGGAAAATGTAGAACTGCCCCTGTTTTATAATAAAGCGATTAATACAAAAATACGCCGGGAAAGGGCCGTGCAGGCATTGGAAGCAGTAAAGCTGGCAGACCGGCTGGATCATACGCCCAGCCAGCTTTCGGGTGGGCAGCAGCAACGGGTGGCAATTGCCCGCGCCCTGGTAAATGAACCGGTGATGATCCTGGCCGACGAGGCCACCGGCAACCTGGATACCCGTACTTCCTACGAAATTATGGCATTGATGCAGGAGCTGAATCAACAGCAGGGAAAGACAATTGTTTTCGTTACGCATGAGCCGGATATTGCTGCATTCAGCAGCAGGACCATTATGCTGCGGGATGGTAAAATACAACGGGATAATAATAATGAAAATGTCCGCTCGGCTAAGGAAGCACTGGCTTCATTACCCGTTTCGGACGATTATTAA